A part of Candidatus Saccharibacteria bacterium genomic DNA contains:
- the ychF gene encoding redox-regulated ATPase YchF, with protein MSLSIGIVGLPNVGKSTLFNALTKNQVLAANYPFATIEPNVGVVNVPDTRLQKLAEISSSAQTIPASCTFVDIAGIVSGASRGEGLGNKFLSHIRECNAIVQVVRAFEDPLITHVENKTDPKADIETINAELILADLTTVESRLERIKSELKADPKLAPLKALLEKTKAGLDEAKLAGSFLSAEEMHDLHDMQLLTAKPFIIVFNLDETQLGNEQLKKELEAIVSPCPAVFLCAKVEAELQDLSEIEAKELLAGLGQTESGLESLIRLGYQTLGFETFFTTGPKETRGWVMRAGYTAPQAAGVIHGDFEKNFIKAEVVTYEDFVAGRGWAGAKESGKVRLEGKDYTMQDGDIVVIRHS; from the coding sequence ATGAGTCTTTCGATTGGCATTGTGGGCCTGCCCAATGTGGGTAAATCCACTCTCTTTAATGCCCTCACCAAAAACCAAGTATTGGCCGCGAACTACCCTTTTGCCACTATTGAGCCGAACGTAGGCGTGGTTAATGTGCCAGATACGCGTTTGCAAAAGCTAGCCGAGATTTCAAGCTCAGCCCAAACTATTCCTGCTAGCTGTACGTTTGTAGACATCGCTGGCATTGTTAGTGGCGCCAGCCGGGGTGAAGGCCTGGGCAACAAATTCTTAAGCCATATACGAGAATGCAACGCCATTGTGCAGGTTGTGAGAGCTTTTGAAGACCCTCTAATAACTCATGTCGAAAATAAGACTGACCCTAAGGCTGACATCGAAACTATAAATGCTGAGTTAATTTTGGCAGATTTGACTACTGTCGAAAGTCGCCTAGAGCGAATAAAGTCCGAGCTCAAAGCCGACCCAAAGCTGGCACCACTCAAGGCCTTACTCGAAAAAACTAAGGCCGGGTTAGATGAAGCTAAGCTCGCCGGATCATTCTTGTCTGCTGAAGAAATGCATGATTTACACGACATGCAGCTTTTAACCGCCAAGCCATTCATAATCGTCTTTAATTTAGATGAAACACAACTTGGTAACGAGCAACTCAAAAAAGAGCTGGAAGCAATTGTTAGCCCCTGCCCTGCAGTGTTTTTGTGTGCCAAGGTTGAAGCTGAACTGCAAGATTTATCAGAAATTGAAGCCAAAGAACTGCTCGCCGGTTTAGGTCAAACCGAGTCGGGCCTAGAAAGCCTAATTCGTCTCGGCTACCAAACTCTAGGCTTCGAAACATTCTTTACCACTGGGCCCAAAGAAACCCGTGGTTGGGTTATGCGAGCTGGCTACACGGCGCCACAGGCGGCTGGAGTAATTCATGGTGATTTCGAGAAAAACTTTATTAAAGCCGAGGTTGTAACCTATGAAGATTTTGTGGCTGGCCGTGGTTGGGCCGGCGCCAAGGAATCTGGCAAAGTCCGTTTAGAAGGCAAGGACTACACCATGCAAGATGGTGATATTGTAGTAATTAGGCATAGTTAA
- a CDS encoding type II secretion system protein — MSKPSQKTNNRGFTLVELIFATVLIGIMVTLAMQTFIALMRFYTWSRYTQANQAAARQTLDDLTRRISNNVISTTGGVGPDSICVVTNTGGSPKSTLYLLDPAAHRIIERGDYATSGCKVNFLDYPSKPDIYISPANEKISKLTFNITRGSVSAPAQPPYNKVGGVVINLTMLNVLDSKDPITGEVKGCQPAATFCSTATMTTAVQAQNGLK, encoded by the coding sequence ATGAGCAAGCCCAGCCAAAAAACCAATAATCGTGGCTTTACTTTGGTTGAATTGATATTTGCAACTGTACTAATTGGCATAATGGTAACGCTGGCCATGCAGACATTTATTGCCCTAATGCGCTTTTACACCTGGTCGCGCTACACGCAGGCCAATCAGGCTGCGGCTCGACAAACTCTAGATGATCTAACGCGCAGGATTTCTAATAATGTAATTAGCACAACTGGCGGCGTTGGCCCTGACTCTATCTGTGTTGTCACCAACACAGGGGGCTCGCCCAAATCTACGCTGTATTTATTGGATCCAGCAGCCCATAGAATAATTGAGCGAGGTGACTATGCCACAAGTGGCTGCAAGGTGAACTTTCTAGACTACCCGAGCAAACCAGATATCTATATATCACCAGCCAACGAAAAAATAAGCAAGCTAACATTTAACATAACCCGTGGCTCGGTTAGTGCCCCGGCCCAACCGCCCTACAACAAGGTGGGTGGTGTAGTTATTAACCTCACCATGCTAAATGTGCTCGACAGCAAAGATCCTATAACAGGAGAAGTAAAGGGATGCCAGCCAGCTGCCACTTTTTGCTCTACAGCAACTATGACCACGGCCGTACAGGCTCAGAACGGGCTTAAGTAA
- a CDS encoding type II secretion system protein: MTKAKKGFTLIEIVIVLAIAALILVIVFLAVAGANRAQRDNQRKADAGRVLAAAQQYAGNNSGNNPTSTDFIGTYKAPTTGPGNTAYNAAFGTGAASSSRLMVVGPGTCGANGAIQALAAGQAGFAVSVYQENGGAACVQT, translated from the coding sequence ATGACAAAAGCCAAAAAAGGTTTTACATTGATCGAAATCGTGATTGTGCTAGCTATCGCCGCTTTGATTTTAGTTATCGTATTCTTAGCAGTTGCTGGCGCTAACCGGGCACAACGTGATAACCAGCGCAAGGCCGATGCGGGTCGCGTACTAGCAGCAGCTCAGCAGTATGCAGGCAACAATAGTGGTAATAACCCGACCAGCACGGATTTTATTGGCACTTACAAGGCGCCTACAACAGGACCGGGGAACACTGCCTATAATGCAGCATTTGGAACTGGCGCAGCCAGCTCATCCAGGCTAATGGTTGTCGGGCCAGGCACCTGCGGAGCAAATGGTGCCATCCAGGCGCTCGCTGCTGGCCAGGCTGGATTTGCCGTATCTGTATATCAAGAAAACGGTGGGGCAGCTTGTGTTCAGACATAG
- a CDS encoding type II secretion system F family protein, translating into MVDYIYTAKDKSTDKVMRGKIQADNELAAADILGKKGLYPIKIEPAAEGGFSKEIKIGSGVSGKDRVIFTRQLATLVKAGLPITQALNTAIEQITNKTFHAMLEKIAASVEGGTSLANSFAQHPETFNHVYVSLVHAGEESGTLDDALERLADQQEKEQQIISKVRGALIYPALVLAVIVVVLVFMLVSVLPQIASLYKDLGKDLPILTKITFATSEFLVRYWWLTLIVLIAIVFGLRAYFRTPQGRRNWDRFKLNAPVFGGLFKKVYMARFARTMASLVNSGVPILEALNISSEAVNNVILKAEIDEATLKVRSGKALSSALMDKEHFLKLVPQMIKVGEQSGTLGAMLDKVASFYEDEVDQTVKNLSTTIEPVMMIILGLLVGVIIVAILYPVYSLVGGGINLNPSAGAPTVQQ; encoded by the coding sequence GTGGTAGATTACATATACACGGCCAAAGATAAGTCGACCGATAAGGTTATGAGGGGTAAAATCCAGGCCGATAATGAGCTGGCGGCAGCCGATATACTGGGCAAGAAAGGTCTTTACCCGATCAAAATTGAGCCGGCCGCAGAGGGTGGTTTTAGCAAAGAAATCAAAATTGGCAGCGGTGTAAGTGGCAAAGATAGGGTTATTTTTACCCGGCAGCTGGCGACTTTGGTTAAGGCCGGCTTGCCGATCACTCAGGCTCTCAATACTGCAATCGAGCAAATTACCAACAAAACCTTTCATGCCATGCTCGAGAAGATCGCTGCCTCGGTGGAGGGCGGTACTAGCTTAGCCAATTCATTTGCCCAGCACCCCGAGACTTTTAACCATGTTTACGTAAGCCTGGTGCATGCTGGCGAAGAGTCGGGCACGCTCGACGACGCCCTAGAGCGCCTGGCCGATCAGCAAGAAAAAGAGCAGCAGATAATATCGAAGGTTCGCGGGGCTCTAATTTACCCTGCGTTGGTACTAGCTGTAATTGTAGTTGTACTGGTATTTATGTTGGTATCGGTTTTGCCACAGATAGCCAGTTTGTACAAAGACCTGGGCAAAGACCTACCCATATTAACCAAGATCACCTTTGCGACATCAGAATTTTTGGTGCGTTACTGGTGGCTAACCTTAATAGTACTTATTGCGATAGTATTTGGCTTGCGAGCCTACTTTAGAACCCCACAAGGACGCCGTAACTGGGACAGATTTAAGCTCAATGCTCCAGTCTTTGGCGGTCTGTTCAAAAAGGTTTATATGGCCCGCTTTGCTCGCACTATGGCCAGTTTGGTTAACAGCGGTGTGCCCATACTCGAAGCGCTTAATATTTCCTCTGAGGCTGTGAACAATGTAATTCTAAAGGCCGAGATCGATGAGGCAACCCTAAAAGTTAGAAGTGGTAAGGCTTTAAGTTCGGCTCTTATGGACAAAGAGCATTTTCTTAAGCTGGTGCCACAGATGATCAAGGTGGGCGAGCAATCTGGTACCTTGGGGGCTATGCTCGACAAGGTCGCCAGCTTTTATGAAGACGAAGTGGATCAGACGGTGAAAAACCTGTCGACAACTATTGAGCCAGTTATGATGATCATACTCGGCCTATTGGTGGGCGTTATAATAGTGGCCATTCTTTACCCGGTTTATAGCTTAGTAGGTGGCGGCATTAACCTTAACCCATCTGCCGGAGCTCCAACAGTTCAGCAATAG
- a CDS encoding prepilin peptidase: MLTYIILFGLLGLVLGSFVNAWLYRTHEHKSIVKGRSECPHCHKQIAWYDNIPVLSYLLLKAKCRYCHKLISAQYPLVEAATGILFASLWLYFRPTTEVGWYELLLWLLVTVFMAAAFVYDLRYMILPDRFMLPALSFALIYVFFLTIKVDQVAVWRLVDAAVFAGIYFLVWLFSKGKWIGDGDIRLAAIIGLMLSLPQLLIGVFAGYLIGSAIGMYLLVSGRAKRGSVIALGPFLIVGLYIGLFWGQQIANWYLQLI; this comes from the coding sequence ATGCTAACTTACATTATTCTATTTGGCTTGCTAGGGCTCGTTTTGGGCAGTTTTGTAAATGCCTGGTTGTACCGAACTCACGAGCACAAAAGCATTGTTAAGGGCCGTTCTGAGTGCCCACACTGCCACAAACAGATTGCTTGGTACGATAATATACCAGTTTTGAGCTACCTCTTGCTCAAGGCCAAGTGCCGATATTGCCATAAACTAATTTCAGCTCAATATCCGCTGGTCGAGGCAGCCACGGGTATCTTGTTTGCGTCTTTGTGGCTGTATTTTAGGCCTACTACCGAAGTCGGCTGGTATGAGTTATTGCTATGGCTACTGGTAACAGTCTTTATGGCGGCGGCATTTGTGTACGATCTGCGCTACATGATACTGCCCGATCGGTTTATGTTGCCAGCGCTAAGTTTTGCGCTTATATATGTGTTCTTTTTAACCATAAAAGTTGATCAGGTTGCAGTTTGGCGGCTGGTAGATGCTGCCGTGTTTGCTGGTATTTACTTCTTGGTGTGGCTGTTCTCAAAAGGCAAGTGGATAGGCGATGGCGATATTCGCCTAGCGGCTATTATTGGCTTAATGCTTAGCTTACCGCAATTACTAATCGGCGTTTTTGCCGGTTATTTGATAGGTTCGGCTATAGGCATGTATTTGCTAGTAAGTGGCCGAGCCAAGCGGGGCAGTGTAATTGCTCTGGGTCCGTTTCTGATTGTTGGGCTGTACATAGGCTTGTTTTGGGGCCAGCAGATTGCCAACTGGTACTTACAGCTCATATAA
- a CDS encoding PilN domain-containing protein — MSVLVNLLPEARILKLKAVSQRRFMTTLTIVVGVVVGTILITLLLLLGYTFSTQKLNQAKISSLQSDVDKSKDLEQKASTLQEHLASFAQLQGSRLYVSEIFRNLSNVVPSGVSVTSFEISDAYVITISGTAANYAQVATFAQTLKDYNVNYKPQQGLDRKALFSEVNITTVSKESGSEKVNFTMSFKVDPTIFKKAGGGQ; from the coding sequence ATGAGCGTTTTAGTAAACCTACTGCCAGAAGCTCGCATATTAAAGCTAAAAGCTGTGTCGCAGCGTCGATTTATGACAACTTTAACTATTGTGGTCGGAGTAGTTGTTGGTACTATTTTGATAACTTTGTTGCTGCTGCTGGGCTACACCTTTTCGACCCAAAAGCTTAATCAGGCAAAAATCAGTAGCTTGCAGAGTGATGTCGACAAATCTAAAGATCTTGAACAGAAAGCCTCGACTCTTCAGGAGCATCTGGCATCTTTCGCGCAATTACAGGGCAGCCGGTTGTATGTTAGTGAAATATTTAGAAATCTAAGTAATGTGGTTCCGAGTGGCGTAAGTGTTACTAGCTTCGAGATAAGCGATGCCTATGTAATTACAATCTCAGGTACAGCAGCAAATTATGCCCAGGTAGCAACCTTTGCCCAGACCCTTAAAGATTACAATGTAAACTACAAGCCTCAACAAGGATTAGACAGAAAGGCTCTTTTTTCGGAAGTAAATATTACAACTGTTAGCAAGGAGTCTGGTAGTGAAAAGGTGAACTTTACCATGAGCTTTAAGGTCGACCCAACAATATTTAAGAAAGCTGGGGGTGGCCAGTAA
- a CDS encoding prepilin-type N-terminal cleavage/methylation domain-containing protein translates to MKLTSKTKCSGMSLIEVVMVLAISALLITIAFATFGQRRGVAVDDEVNQIVAQINKIRNEAQKGSGPPSDSPALTAGETLFGQAIEFDARCSSNGGNSCMHIYRLKRGFSTISNQPTNQISPYESSTDIPVTENLLFQLATKSGCNNQFYLGYKQPGSSKFCDPSLFMGASQANPMIVIETGSGRMSFFSTGQAQGFNPSKAANLNNYTADRQGVLRLPIYQKQGGTPASSQYKYNIDINLAGGNEITTTKL, encoded by the coding sequence ATGAAGCTTACGAGTAAAACAAAATGCTCCGGTATGAGTTTGATCGAGGTTGTGATGGTTTTGGCCATCTCGGCGCTATTAATTACCATTGCTTTTGCAACTTTTGGCCAACGCCGAGGGGTGGCTGTAGACGACGAAGTCAATCAAATCGTAGCTCAGATCAATAAAATTCGAAACGAGGCTCAAAAGGGCAGTGGCCCCCCATCTGATAGCCCGGCATTAACGGCTGGTGAAACTTTGTTTGGCCAGGCCATTGAATTTGATGCCCGCTGCTCAAGTAACGGCGGTAACTCCTGTATGCACATTTATAGGCTCAAGCGCGGATTTAGTACTATTTCCAATCAGCCTACCAATCAAATAAGTCCTTACGAGTCCTCGACAGATATACCTGTTACAGAGAATTTACTTTTTCAATTAGCCACCAAAAGCGGCTGTAACAACCAGTTTTACCTAGGCTACAAGCAACCTGGTAGCAGCAAGTTTTGCGACCCTTCTTTGTTTATGGGGGCCAGTCAGGCTAATCCGATGATAGTAATCGAAACCGGCTCTGGCAGAATGTCTTTCTTTAGCACCGGCCAAGCCCAAGGGTTTAATCCTAGTAAAGCCGCAAATCTAAATAACTATACTGCTGACCGCCAGGGTGTACTACGATTGCCGATTTACCAAAAGCAAGGCGGAACCCCGGCGTCTTCGCAATACAAATATAACATCGATATTAACCTAGCTGGCGGCAACGAAATCACAACTACAAAGCTATGA
- a CDS encoding type II/IV secretion system protein, whose amino-acid sequence MLSNETERKIEELVTAGKYVTRDRLDQIKLDAAKSGKGLIQRLVELRLLTDEQATMLVAQASGIPYVDLSKISIPDNVLALIPRDSAEANAVVAFGLKDGKLDVAMVDPENLQTIDFISRKTGYPVSAYMATKPQIESWIRRYTSDLGQEVSEALGNEPGPEANLQNEAAKKFDAKDSKKLATIVQDAPITRALNTILEYAINAHASDIHIEPREKDLKIRFRIDGILREVMSLPKSTEPALISRIKILSNLKIDEHRIPQDGQAEFRKGGKEVDMRIAIAPISFGEQVVIRLLDKTDSLLKLEGLGFKGRSFRMIKRGIERPHGMILSTGPTGSGKSTTLYAVIQEIKSEKINIVTLEDPVEYHVAGVNQMQVNNAVGLTFANGLRSILRQDPNVIMVGEIRDHETADLAVQSALTGHLVLSTLHTNSAAGVLPRLLDMGIEPYLIASTVNTVIGQRLVRKICNKCRKAYQASPAAVQLINKILGPLLPQDQAQQLKLAGDLGYEHLPMHSQTAYTLYKGEGCTECQDGYKGRTGIYEVFEINQSIEHLLLNRATTVEIQKQAVKDGMVTMQQDGLLKALSGATTLEEVARVATDH is encoded by the coding sequence ATGCTCTCGAACGAGACAGAACGCAAGATAGAAGAGCTGGTTACGGCTGGCAAATATGTTACCCGGGACCGGCTTGATCAAATAAAGCTGGATGCTGCAAAATCTGGTAAAGGCTTGATTCAGCGGCTAGTGGAATTAAGGCTACTTACTGATGAGCAGGCCACCATGTTGGTGGCCCAGGCTTCTGGCATTCCCTATGTAGATCTATCCAAGATATCTATACCCGATAATGTATTGGCTCTGATACCACGCGATTCGGCCGAGGCTAATGCCGTGGTAGCCTTTGGGCTAAAAGACGGCAAGCTAGATGTTGCCATGGTTGATCCCGAAAACTTGCAGACCATAGATTTTATATCGCGTAAAACCGGCTACCCGGTGAGCGCCTATATGGCCACCAAACCGCAAATAGAAAGCTGGATTAGGCGCTACACGAGTGACTTGGGACAGGAGGTGTCGGAGGCTCTTGGTAATGAGCCAGGGCCAGAGGCCAACCTGCAAAATGAGGCCGCCAAGAAGTTCGATGCCAAAGACTCCAAGAAACTAGCAACAATCGTGCAAGACGCACCCATTACCAGGGCGCTTAATACAATATTGGAATACGCTATAAATGCTCATGCTTCAGATATTCACATTGAACCACGCGAAAAAGATTTAAAGATCCGCTTTCGTATAGATGGGATTTTGCGCGAAGTTATGAGTCTGCCCAAATCGACCGAACCAGCTCTCATATCGCGAATAAAAATATTGTCCAATTTAAAAATCGATGAGCATCGCATACCCCAAGATGGCCAGGCCGAATTTCGTAAAGGCGGCAAAGAAGTTGATATGCGTATTGCGATTGCGCCGATTAGTTTTGGCGAGCAGGTAGTTATTCGCTTGCTCGATAAGACCGATTCACTGCTAAAACTAGAGGGTCTGGGCTTTAAGGGTCGGTCTTTTAGGATGATTAAACGGGGTATTGAGCGCCCGCACGGCATGATACTCTCAACTGGCCCGACCGGATCTGGCAAGTCGACCACACTATATGCTGTAATCCAGGAGATCAAATCAGAAAAAATTAACATTGTAACGCTCGAAGACCCAGTTGAATACCATGTAGCTGGGGTTAACCAAATGCAGGTTAACAATGCCGTCGGGCTAACTTTTGCTAATGGTCTGCGTTCAATTTTGCGCCAAGATCCAAACGTAATTATGGTAGGTGAAATTCGTGACCACGAAACAGCCGACTTGGCTGTACAATCGGCTCTAACGGGTCACCTGGTGCTGTCTACATTGCACACCAACTCAGCCGCCGGTGTTTTGCCAAGGCTTCTGGATATGGGCATAGAGCCATATTTGATAGCGTCGACAGTTAATACGGTAATTGGCCAGCGCTTGGTGCGAAAGATCTGCAACAAATGCCGCAAGGCCTATCAAGCCTCGCCAGCAGCCGTACAGCTGATAAACAAGATACTAGGGCCGCTTTTGCCACAAGATCAGGCTCAACAGCTTAAATTAGCCGGCGACCTGGGCTATGAGCATTTGCCAATGCACAGTCAAACCGCTTATACTTTATACAAGGGCGAAGGCTGTACCGAATGCCAAGACGGCTACAAAGGCCGCACTGGCATTTATGAGGTTTTTGAAATTAATCAGAGCATTGAACACCTCTTGCTAAATCGGGCCACCACAGTTGAAATTCAAAAACAGGCGGTCAAAGACGGCATGGTAACCATGCAGCAAGATGGCTTACTAAAAGCTCTAAGCGGTGCTACAACACTAGAAGAAGTTGCCAGGGTCGCAACTGACCATTAA
- the pilM gene encoding type IV pilus assembly protein PilM, whose amino-acid sequence MALFTPDENYFGLDLGTNSIKLAQVRELHGSPSLITYGDIEVPANLLASDSDVDQQRVADLVKQLAEDAKVTTKNVVAALPGGTSYTAIVQVPKLNHDELAQSIKFQADKYIPMAIDQVKLDWAVVGDVPNSADQEVLLVAAPNNVAEKYLNIVQKAGLELMALEINSIAEARSLINRKTPDVCAMILDIGVNATDLAIVDHQAPRLVRSISVGSLAMQRVVGQNLGLDKVQADQFLKKFGLMQDKLEGQIYRTLKPLMDNLVEEIKKSTAFFREKNPSTKLEKIVLTGGTSALPELPMYLANATGMTVEIGNPWQNVSYPSEIQSSLASLSLNYATAIGLALRNFG is encoded by the coding sequence ATGGCGTTATTTACTCCAGATGAGAATTATTTTGGTTTAGATCTGGGAACAAACAGTATTAAACTAGCTCAAGTCCGCGAGCTGCATGGTAGCCCAAGCCTAATTACTTATGGCGATATCGAAGTGCCAGCTAATTTATTGGCATCTGATTCCGATGTCGATCAACAGCGGGTGGCAGATTTGGTAAAGCAGCTGGCCGAAGATGCTAAGGTAACCACCAAAAATGTTGTTGCGGCCTTGCCCGGCGGTACTTCTTATACTGCCATTGTTCAAGTGCCCAAGCTAAATCACGATGAGCTTGCCCAGAGCATAAAATTCCAAGCCGACAAGTACATACCAATGGCTATTGATCAGGTCAAATTGGATTGGGCAGTGGTCGGCGATGTGCCCAACAGTGCCGACCAAGAAGTTTTGTTGGTGGCTGCCCCCAATAATGTTGCCGAAAAGTATCTTAATATTGTTCAAAAGGCTGGCTTAGAACTAATGGCGCTCGAGATCAACTCGATAGCCGAAGCTCGTTCGCTCATAAACCGTAAAACACCAGATGTTTGTGCCATGATTCTCGACATTGGTGTGAATGCTACAGATTTGGCGATTGTAGATCACCAGGCACCACGCTTAGTCCGATCTATAAGTGTTGGTTCGTTGGCTATGCAGCGAGTTGTTGGCCAGAATTTAGGTTTAGACAAGGTTCAGGCCGATCAGTTCTTGAAGAAATTTGGCTTAATGCAAGACAAGCTCGAGGGTCAAATATATAGAACTCTAAAGCCGTTGATGGACAACTTGGTTGAGGAGATTAAAAAGTCGACTGCGTTCTTTCGCGAAAAGAACCCCAGCACTAAGCTTGAAAAAATAGTCTTAACCGGAGGTACGTCGGCTCTGCCAGAGCTGCCAATGTATCTAGCCAATGCTACTGGTATGACTGTAGAAATCGGCAATCCCTGGCAGAATGTTAGTTACCCTAGTGAAATCCAGTCATCTTTGGCGAGCTTATCACTTAATTATGCTACCGCTATTGGGCTTGCGCTTAGGAATTTTGGCTAA
- a CDS encoding type IV pilus twitching motility protein PilT encodes METKTIKIEPLLDEVIRRNGSDIHLQVGLPPVLRIDGALKPIADTPNLTEKDVEALVYSLVDEQQKNTIVQEKELDFSFAYGDVARFRVNAFHEKGFLAAALRLIPTKIRTLAELGLPKVLSDFTKLPRGLVLSTGPTGSGKSTTQAAMIDMINANQRQHIITIEDPIEYQHHHKSSIVVQREVHFDTDSFGAALRSALREDPDVVLIGEMRDLETIATAITVAETGHLVLATLHTNGAAQSIDRMIDVFPPHQQQQIRIQLSSVLQGIVSQRLIPMIGGGRIAAAEVLVVTPAVRNIVREAKTHQLDAVIQTGAEYGMQSMDKTLVGLIHEGKISYEEARNYAFDAQEFERLMRK; translated from the coding sequence ATGGAGACCAAAACCATAAAAATCGAGCCACTCTTAGATGAAGTTATACGCCGTAATGGCTCAGATATACACTTGCAAGTTGGTTTACCACCAGTGCTGCGTATCGATGGGGCTCTAAAGCCGATTGCTGATACCCCGAATCTCACCGAAAAAGATGTCGAGGCTTTGGTTTATTCACTGGTCGACGAACAACAGAAGAACACAATAGTTCAGGAGAAAGAGTTAGATTTTTCATTTGCTTATGGCGATGTTGCTCGGTTTCGCGTAAATGCTTTTCATGAAAAAGGGTTTTTAGCAGCAGCGCTGCGTCTAATACCTACCAAGATTCGTACTTTGGCCGAACTCGGTTTACCCAAGGTGCTGTCTGATTTTACCAAACTCCCGCGTGGCTTGGTGCTTTCAACCGGCCCGACTGGATCTGGCAAGTCGACTACCCAAGCGGCCATGATTGACATGATTAACGCCAACCAGCGTCAGCACATTATAACCATCGAAGACCCAATTGAGTATCAGCATCACCACAAGAGCTCAATTGTGGTTCAGCGTGAGGTTCACTTTGATACCGATAGTTTTGGTGCAGCTTTGCGCTCAGCCTTGCGCGAAGATCCCGATGTGGTGTTAATTGGTGAAATGCGTGATCTAGAAACAATCGCCACCGCGATTACGGTGGCCGAGACTGGGCACCTGGTGCTAGCAACCTTGCACACCAACGGCGCCGCTCAGTCAATTGATCGTATGATCGATGTGTTTCCGCCCCACCAGCAACAGCAAATTCGGATTCAACTTTCAAGCGTTCTTCAGGGCATAGTTAGCCAGCGCCTTATACCTATGATAGGTGGCGGTCGAATTGCCGCCGCCGAAGTCTTGGTGGTTACGCCGGCGGTGCGCAACATAGTTCGCGAGGCCAAAACTCACCAGCTCGACGCCGTAATCCAGACCGGCGCCGAGTACGGCATGCAATCTATGGACAAAACGCTTGTAGGGCTTATTCACGAGGGTAAAATTAGCTACGAGGAAGCTCGCAACTACGCCTTCGACGCTCAAGAATTTGAACGGCTAATGAGAAAGTAG
- a CDS encoding DUF4325 domain-containing protein — protein MIKETILKIAREKKQFKTVDVIKALREHTQKPYARSYVSTVVNSMVKDGTLVREGSGRWSVYALPQYADALGKRIKKRLVNKELEEYEVLDGIKKEKPFLNNLLENVQSIFAYAFSEMLNNAIEHSKTKYIEIEISQEKDILTFVVRDFGIGVFRNVMKKRNLKSEIEAIQDLLKGKTTTAPKAHSGEGIFFTSKIGDLFTLESFGYKLRIDNRIQDVFVEESKPDLRGTEVMFNINVKTKLHLSSVFSNYQVDPEEPAFDQTEIKIKLYTMRTIYVSRSQARRLLAGLNKFRRIILDFKHVPTVGQAFSDEIFRVFHAKHPDIEIVPINMNEAVKFMVDRTETT, from the coding sequence ATGATTAAAGAAACCATTTTAAAAATAGCCAGGGAGAAGAAGCAATTTAAGACAGTTGATGTCATTAAAGCGTTGCGCGAACATACACAAAAACCCTATGCGAGATCTTATGTAAGTACAGTCGTGAATAGCATGGTTAAAGACGGTACTCTAGTAAGAGAAGGAAGTGGCAGGTGGTCGGTCTATGCGCTTCCTCAGTATGCCGATGCATTGGGCAAACGAATTAAAAAAAGACTGGTGAATAAAGAGCTGGAAGAATACGAAGTACTAGATGGGATTAAAAAAGAAAAACCATTCTTAAATAATCTCCTAGAAAATGTACAGAGCATTTTTGCTTATGCATTTTCAGAAATGCTAAATAATGCTATTGAGCACTCGAAAACTAAGTATATTGAGATTGAAATTAGCCAGGAAAAAGATATTCTTACGTTTGTTGTACGTGACTTTGGTATAGGTGTTTTTCGCAATGTAATGAAGAAAAGAAACTTAAAGTCTGAGATTGAGGCGATACAAGACTTATTGAAAGGAAAAACAACTACTGCTCCCAAGGCTCATTCTGGAGAAGGCATATTCTTTACATCAAAGATTGGAGATTTATTTACTCTGGAAAGTTTTGGTTACAAATTAAGAATAGATAATAGAATTCAGGATGTTTTTGTGGAGGAATCTAAGCCAGATCTCCGAGGAACTGAAGTTATGTTTAATATAAATGTAAAAACAAAGTTACACTTAAGTAGTGTATTCTCTAATTACCAAGTAGACCCTGAGGAGCCAGCTTTCGACCAAACAGAAATCAAAATTAAGCTTTACACTATGCGGACAATATATGTTTCTCGTTCGCAAGCAAGGCGTCTGCTAGCTGGTCTAAATAAGTTTAGGCGTATAATCTTAGACTTTAAGCATGTCCCAACCGTTGGACAAGCTTTTTCTGATGAGATATTTAGAGTTTTTCACGCCAAGCATCCCGATATCGAGATAGTTCCGATCAATATGAACGAAGCAGTAAAGTTTATGGTAGATCGAACCGAGACTACCTAG